One Procambarus clarkii isolate CNS0578487 unplaced genomic scaffold, FALCON_Pclarkii_2.0 HiC_scaffold_135, whole genome shotgun sequence genomic region harbors:
- the LOC138360966 gene encoding uncharacterized protein — MRSYRRRMRGWTRIRVQPELKASVQPELKASVQPELKASVQPELKALVQPELKASVQPELKASVQPELKASVQPELKASVQPELKASVQPELKASVQPELKASVQPELKALVQPELKASVQPELKALVQPELKASVQPELKASVQPELKALVQPELKASVQPELKASVQPGF, encoded by the coding sequence ATGCGTTcgtatcggcggcgtatgcgaggctggactCGCATACGAGTCCAGCCTGAACTGAAGGCATCAGTCCAGCCTGAACTGAAGGCATCAGTCCAGCCTGAACTGAAGGCATCAGTCCAGCCTGAACTGAAGGCATTAGTCCAGCCTGAACTGAAGGCATCAGTCCAGCCTGAACTGAAGGCATCAGTCCAGCCTGAACTGAAGGCATCAGTCCAGCCTGAACTGAAGGCATCAGTCCAGCCTGAACTGAAGGCATCAGTCCAGCCTGAACTGAAGGCATCAGTCCAGCCTGAACTGAAGGCATCAGTCCAGCCTGAACTGAAGGCATTAGTCCAGCCTGAACTGAAGGCATCAGTCCAGCCTGAACTGAAGGCATTAGTCCAGCCTGAACTGAAGGCATCAGTCCAGCCTGAACTGAAGGCATCAGTCCAGCCTGAACTGAAGGCATTAGTCCAGCCTGAACTGAAGGCATCAGTCCAGCCTGAATTGAAGGCATCAGTCCagccaggtttctga
- the LOC138360964 gene encoding keratin-associated protein 4-11-like has protein sequence MPSMCRCTPCVDTVHVSTSSICRRPLCVDVLNVSTPYLYRRPLCVNAIHVLTPSMCRRPPCVDALHVSTPFMCRHHPCVNALHVSTPFMCRHPPCVDALHMSKPSMSRRPPCVDALYESTPSMCRRPPCVDVFNVSTPLHVSMPSMCRHHPCVDVLDVSTSSMCRRPPCVITIHVSTPSMCRRPLCVDALHVSMHSMCRHRPCVDVLDLSTSSMCRRSQCVDTLCVSTYSMCQCNPCLDALHVSTPSMCRRPSCVDALHVSTPSMCQRPSFVDALHVSTPSMCRRPPCVDPLHVSTP, from the coding sequence atgccctccatgtgtcgatgcactccatgtgtcgacaccgtccatgtgtcgacgtcctcGATTTGTCGACGTCCTCTATGTGTCGACGTTCTCAATGTGTCGACACCTTATTTGTATCGACGCCCTCTATGTGTCAATGCAATCCATGTgttgacgccctccatgtgtcgacgccctccatgtgtcgacgcccttcatgtgtcgacgcccttcaTGTGTCGACACCATCCATGTGTCAACGCCcttcatgtgtcgacgcccttcatgtgtcgacaccctccatgtgtcgacgccctccatatgTCGAAGCCCTCTATgtctcgacgccctccatgtgtcgacgccctctacgagtcgacgccctccatgtgccgacgccctccatgtgtcgacgtttTCAATGTGTCGACACCCCTCCATGTGTCgatgccctccatgtgtcgacaccatccatgtgtcgacgtcctcGATGTGTCGACATCCTCTATGTGTCGACGCCCGCCATGTGTCATCACCatacatgtgtcgacgccctctatgtgtcgacgccctctatgtgtcgatgccctccatgtgtcgatgcactccatgtgtcgacaccgtccatgtgtcgacgtcctcGATTTGTCGACGTCCTCTATGTGTCGACGTTCTCAATGTGTCGACACCTTATGTGTGTCGACGTACTCTATGTGTCAATGCAATCCATGTcttgacgccctccatgtgtcgacgccctccatgtgtcgacgcccttcatgtgtcgacgcccttcaTGTGTCGACACCATCCATGTGTCAACGCCCTTCATTTGTCGACGCTCttcatgtgtcgacaccctccatgtgtcgacgccctccatgtgtcgaccccctccatgtgtcgacaccctaa
- the LOC138360965 gene encoding uncharacterized protein, translating to MSPRPPCVDTLCVSTPSMCRPPPCVDSLYMSTPSMCRRPTCVDALHVSTPSMSRRPPFVNTLHVSTPSMCRHPPCVDTPPCVDDSLCFDTPPCVDAVLCFDTIHVSTPFMCRRPPCVDALHVSTPSMCRRPPCVDALHVATPSMCRRSPRVDTTPCVYTLHVSTPSMCRRPPCVDAHHVSTPLYVSTPSMCRRPP from the coding sequence ATGAGtccacgccctccatgtgtcgacaccctctgtgtctcgacgccctccatgtgtcgaccccctccatgtgtcgactccCTCTATATGTCGACACCCTCGATGTGTCGACGCCctacatgtgtcgacgccctccatgtgtcaacGCCCTCCATGTCTCGACGCCCTCCATTTGTcaacaccctccatgtgtcgacgccctccatgtgtagacaccctccatgtgtcgacacccctcCATGCGTCGACGACTCTCTGTGTTTCGAcacccctccatgtgtcgacgccgttCTATGTTTCGACAccatccatgtgtcgacgcccttcatgtgtcgacgccctccatgtgtcgacgccctccatgtgtcgacaccctccatgtgtcgacgccctccatgtgtcgacgccctccatgtggcaacaccctccatgtgtcgacgctctCCACGTGTCGATACCACTCCATGTGTctacaccctccatgtgtcgacaccctccatgtgtcgacgccctccatgtgtcgacgctcaccatgtgtcgacacccctcTATGTGTCAACGCCCtctatgtgtcgacgccctccatga